Part of the Nerophis lumbriciformis linkage group LG24, RoL_Nlum_v2.1, whole genome shotgun sequence genome, tatatgattatttatttaaactcatatttgggccactttataatatgtcggcatttatttgtaaaaacaaaaaaacaccaaattatttaggggggcttgagcccccctaaaataggcctaacaacgccaatgagttaaagtaccaatgattgtcacacacactaggtgtggtgatatataccccctgggatgtgaggggagcagtgggcagcagcggcgccgcgcccgggaataattgttggtgatttaacccccaattccaacccttgatgctgagtcccaagcagggaagaatgctggtatgagcttttaaacataacccgttaactgctgccaatcaaatggtgaataagatactctttagggttcatatgtttgtaaatctgactgatgaagtcagtgcctcaccagtcatgaacctcaccgcacgtcactgacatacacatgtactgtagtacttatacaacacatacacacatactctaGTACTTATACAACACATGCACAAGTGGTAATTGTACAATACTTCATGGTACTGGCAATAACATACTTGAGAGTACAGGGAGTGTACTTGCAATCAGAGTACTTACAGTGTGGTTGAGAGTAGCAGTGGTCAGAGTGTGGTAGTACACCTTCAGTGGTTTTGTTAAAAGGCAGTTTTCAGGTGAACTCTGGGGGAAGAAAGTAAActtattgatgttctgtgtagtaTTTAACCTGTGTAAAAGTTTGCAAAAGTAATAGTGTACTTAAATActgtgtttttaaaagcaatAGGGTACTTGAATACAGTGTTTTCAAAAGCAATAGGGGACTTGAATAGTTTTCAAAAGCAATAGGGTACTTAAATGTTTTCAAAAGTAATAAGGTACTTAAATACAGTGTTTTCAAAAGCAATAGGGCACTTAAATGAAAAGCAATAGGGTACTTAAAAGCAGTGttttcaaaatcaatagggtACTTAAATAATGTGTTTTCTAAAGTAATAGCGTTCTTAAGTActgtgtttttaaaagcaatagggtacttaaatactgtgtttttaaaagcaatAGGGTACTTGAATACAGTGTTTTCCAAAAGCAATAGGGTACTTGAATTCAAAAGCAATAGGGTACTTAAATAATGTTTTCAAAAGTAATAAGGTACTTAAATACAGTGTTTTCAAAAGCAATAGGGCACTTAAATGCAGTGTTTTCAAAAGCAATAGGGTACATAAAAGCAGTGTTTTCAAAAGCAATAGGGTACTTAAAAGCAGTGTTTTCAAAAGCAATAGGGTACTTAAATACTGTGTTTTCAAAAGCAATAGGGTACTTAAATACTGTGTTTTCATAAGCAATAGGGTACTTAAATACTGTCTTTTCAAAAGTAATAGTGTACTTAAATACTGTCTTTTCAAAAGTAATAGGGTACTTAAATACAGTGTTTTCAAAAGCAATAGTGTACTTAAATACTGTCTTTTCAAAAGTAATAGTGTACTTAAATACTTACGCAGTGTGAGACCTCCTCTTTCTGTCTATGCAGGAGTACCAGCAGGTTCTCGGTCTTGGTGGCGTCCCAGCTGACGGCTGACATGTTGACCTGCTGGTACAGGTCTAAAATGTGACCCAGACTGTCTCGCACAAAAGCCAGCTTGCACGGCGCCTGCATGGACACACCTGGTCAGCGTCTGTGCTCTGATTGGCAGAGGACACAGGAAGTGGGCGCACTTTGACTCAACTCACCTGAGACTTTGCCGCCAATCTGTAAAGTGTTCTTGGGAACGGAAGTGGACTGTCCTCCTCTGTCATGGGACCGCCCTGGAACAAGAAGACATTGGTTCAGGTCCAGGTCTGTCCAGGTGAGGGGACCTCATGACCCCTGAAGACCCCAAAGTCTGGCGCTACCTACCAGGTCCTGGACCAGAGACTGACACCTGTCACTCAAGTCCATGTAACGTCTCAGCCAATCACAGCAGAGGGCGGGGAGGAACACGGCGTAGAGGATGAAGACCACCTGTGTGGGTCTgaccatgatgatgatgacgatgaggaccaggaccaggaccaggaccagaaGACCAGTCTTGTAATATCCATCATGCTGATGTGTGTGCACTTATATTGGAGACGGGAAAAAGAAAACTGGTGTGGAAAAAGACCCAAATTCTGTTTCTGCTCTCacttgctacacacacacacacacgcatgcgcaTAAACACACGCgcgcgcgtgcacacacacacacacgcacacacgtgcgCACACGCATACAAGTGTAGATAAATAACTTAATGTCACATTATTATAACTGCAAACAACGATAACTgcaaacaaattaaaacaaagtaaaacacacCAAAGAAGAGAAAAAGCCGACAGAAAGTGACGTCACTAAATCAAAAACGTGTCTTGTCAGGAAGTCCCTGAATTCACTTTCCTTTTCCAAACCTCATTCTTTGCATGGAATCATTGGTGAACATATCGgcgttaaaaaaaaacctggaaaactaatttgtatcgacGTGGAGTAGAACATTATCAAAGTCACATTATTCCAAGTACGAAACAAATTAATAATTACGTTTTATTTTGAAGAATCCGTTTTCCGGTTTCACTTTTGAGTCGCGAGGGAATCACCGAAGACGTcactgttttttgtgttttactaCTTTTTATTTAGTTTGCTTGGATGTACTTCTTGTGTACTTGCGAAGTCGTAagtgtatttttattgtaattactGTTCGTCGATAGTAGTTGTGTCAAAGCTGAAACTCGGTCATGTGACCAGAAAGAGAAAGTTCTTACAGGTTCCAGAGCGGTGTGTTCATTGGTTATCACTTTAGGCCCCGCCTACTTGCGGAAGCgcgccatgtttgtttttctGTACCTACATGACGGCGAATAAAATGAAGACTTTCGTTCGCGTACATGGTTTAAACCTTTAGTGAGGCTTAACGTTTGTGAATTGACCTCTGAAGATGGAGTTTTATATCACCTAATGCGTTTTAATCGACCCTGAGACTTTTTCGTTTGGAGTTGTACTACGAAGAGGCGAATTATTGTCTATGTAACTAAAAAAGGTATATGCGTTATTGGTGGTGACGTCATAAGGTATGCAGGTGTGATGGAGGTGGACATCTTGGAGTTTGTGGTGCCGGTGGAAAACAACAAATGTGTCTTTGTATGGGACATCGAGGCAAACTTCACGGAGGCTCACATCTATGTAAGACACACACTCTATTTGGACCTTCATCTTCTAACTGTGTGTGTTTGCAGGAGGGCTTGTATGCCATCTTCTCCTCCTTCGGACCCCTCTACCTGCTCAAGGTGTGCCCTAACGCCCCCATGAGCACGCCGGGCTTCTACGCCCTCATCAAGTTCTACTCTGCTCTTCATGCCCAAAAATCCCAGCAGCACACAGATGGACGCTCACTCTTCCAGAACTCTCCTCTCAAGGTGAGTTGGCCCCGGCCACTCTTGGGCCCTGTTTACACTATAAGgtcatccagggtaaatcacacctaacgttgtccgtgtccacacacaaatcaaatcaacgttatttataaagcacatttaaaatttaccacaggggtagccaaagtgctgtacaataggcaggttaaaagataacacaagaaaaaacgagcaaacacaacacaacacaacagtacgataaaaaaccaaaacaaaaccaTAGAAACAAgttcacagcaggtgcattaTGGCACGCCATAACAGGATAGAGATCACAGAGTGTTGTTAAgagcgatttaaaaacaggaaggccTGTCCAACACTCAAAGGTAAgttgttccagagcttgggagcagcagcggcgaaagctctgtcacctctaagcttcagccttgtgtcaggaaccgtcagtagcagctgatcggctgatctcaGGGATCGGGGGGTgtagtaaggctgaaggaggtcggagagatacgttggagcgaggttgtttagacatttgaaACAAATAGGAGTTTAAAGTTGATTCGGtagcgcacagggagccagtgaagggacgctagtataggggtgatgtgcctacacctgcgggtctgtgttagcagacgagcagcagagttctgcacaagCGGGCAAGGGAGGCCTTGGCTAATGCATacgtacagggcattgcagtagtcaagaggagtcgagataaaggcgtggattgaTTTCTCAAAATCAGGTcctggtttcactttcgctatttggcgtagttgataaaagcttttttgaacgacgctgctgatttgtttttcgaacttaaaatctgagtcgaactttacccccaggtttgtgacagtcgctgagatacggggacagagtgccgaggtcaacgttgggggagggagagccacttggaccgaacaacataacttctgtcttGCCACCGTTAAGACCCCTGCCCCCTCCGtacgccggcgcaacgcgatctggtacgcatgcgcggaaaatgcccacgtcatagtcacctccagtgttgctttgtgtgcaagttcttaaatgtaacttatctgaacaatatccagtgttgtggtatttcaattaactggaatccagtgtgccgtGGGGTCCTATTGTagagaatcacacctgagccatcataaattagtcAAATCTtaccaatggttcttaaccttgttggagataccgaaccccaccagtttcatatgcgcattcaccgaacccttctttagtgaaaaataatttattttttttcaaattcaagacaaagttatgtttttggtaacactttagtatggggaacatattctaagtaacaaagacttaatttagagttatttggttagggttagggccagggttagagggttagggttataataaggccatgccgaataaggcattaataagtacttaataatgactagttaagagccaatatgttactaatttgcatgttaataagcaactaattaatggtgaatatggcgacttgtccagggtgtaccctgccttccgcccgattgtagctgagataggctccagcgccccccgcgaccccgaagggaataagcggtagaaaatggatgcatggatggatgttccccatactattttttttactggtgcacaaaatgaaccgtgcatgaacatcaccttgttcaaagaacaaaaccaacacagtgcataaactcacaacaaatgatacacctgcaaatcagtctgacttctgctcttgccatatccgtaatacgccgatagggagaagttatttacatgatgagtcgggtgtgttttgacctccgcagaACCCCTgaacccgactcaccgaacccctagggttcgatcgaacccaggttaagaaccactgacttagaacttcatttttattgtcattcaaatttgaactttacagtacagataagaacaacatttaatttcattagctcatggtagtgcaggataaaaaagcaatgaggtgcatatataaataaataaataggttactgtacagataaatatattgcactttttcacatgcgtccacatttatggatatatgttatattgtctttttttattccagcgagttaatccattttggggggagttgaggggatttttatgatgcgttcaagagtctacggcctgagggaagaagctgttacagaacctggaggttctgcttcggaggctgcggaacctccagcagtgaaaacagtccttggtgggggtgggaggagtctttgcagattttctgagccctggtcaggcagcggctttttgcgatctcctgcataagaggaagaggagtcctgatgagcttttccgccgtcctcaccactctctggagagacttccagactgaggcactgcaggctccagtccagacagagatgctgttggtcagtaggctctctatagtgcctctgtagaatgtggtgagaatgtggggagggagctgtgcccttttcatccgacgcaaaaagtgcatgcactgctgagctctttttacaacagttccggtgtgtagggaccaggttatattgtcagttatctgcacccccaagaACTTGGTGccgcttaccatctccaccgctgtgccgttgatgaagagtggctagactggtgcttcctgaagtcaacgatgatctccttggtcttgtcgacattcaggaccaggttgttggttctgcaccagtcaaccagatgtttcacctcttccctgtagtccatgtcgttgttgtaaCGGATGAggtccactactgtcgtgtcgtccgcatacttcacaatgtggttagtagtggacctggcgcagcagtcatgagtcatcaacgtgaacagcagcggactcaggacgcagccctggggggagccggtgctcagggagatggcactggaggtgttgttgcccactcacagattggggtctgtgaggaagtcaagcagccagttgcataaggGGGGTACTGAATTCAAGGggagccagtttgctcaccaagtactgcgggatgatggtgttgaatgctgagctgaagtccagaaacaacatccgcacgtgtgtgtcctttccttccagatgttctaatcTCAGGTGGAGAGCAGAGGAGATGgcatcctctgtggagcggttagggcgataagcaaactggtatgggttgaatgtggggggaagtctggagacaatatattcctttaccagcctctcaaagcacttcattatgatgggggtgagtgcaacggggcgataatcattgagggaggagattgtgggttttttaggcactggaatgattgtggccgtcttaaaacatgatggtaccacagcctgggtcagcgaaattttgaagatgtctgtgagaaccccagccatctggtctgcacatcccttaagcatcttgcctggaatgtcatcaggtcccggtgctttccgggggttcactctcctcagggttttccggacatctgctatgtccaggttgagcggctgctcatcagggcgagggatggattttctcgccagagtggtgttaagtgcctcaaaccttgcaaattagttgttaaggtcatctaggaagctgatactgttgtcacagggacggggagcagctttatagtccgtgatgacctgtatgccctgccacattcgtctagtgtttgtggggttgttattagacacataaacaatgtgataaagaacatttaacattaatcaatctagggatgtagatatctggtcaggacactcctcactcttttgccttcaccttcattgtccattcgtttttggtgactactctggacctagacgttgagtccgcgacatacatggcggacaataactgatatagtctgctttgccagtccaaatgcattcgctgttttactCGACGGCCAAgcaatacaaagcacacactacctttttttatcacatccacgggagcgcgcattctccttgtctctccttcgacaaatggacaacgtttttcgctaaatagcatcacagctgacccggccagacattcgaaagttctcttgccgtctgagaaatgttttatcccaaatagctgcaatcgctctcTCTCAAGGTGATtcccacaagtgtctgtacatgtagaagaaggagaaaccctggtatgtctggatgactcgccttcatacttCCAGCGGTTAGCTCcgagctttattatgaagctggcagtggcgtgttctttctgacgtcacttcctgtgtgggcggggtctttctggcgtcacttcctctccgaactcactttgtaaacgatcaatgagtccatacaaagctaagtgccggagattcaagaaatacatggcTGACttaaaaatttgtcccaggaggggaccttaaacgctggtttagtgtgactgaaacggggcttaggctaaataattatttgtttaaggggttgaacgacatagtgtagacatggccttagtccGGTGTCCTCAATTTCAACATGTTTCTTTCCTAAGGAATCATCAGTCTCGATCAGACCAAGGCAAATAACGGTCCGCATACGGCACGCTAAAATTTTAAATGAGGCCCGCCGGACGTTTCCTAATAATTTTTCCAGACCTTTAACAAAACCGTAgccaccattatgatgtgcagcgcttttttcaaattaccgtagaaagtattttaatggttggactctgcgcttttgagtgatatACAGGTTCACAGCCTGAACGTCTCCTTTTGACTGCTTGGCACATGTTGCCTCCGAGCAGCCCTTAATGAGGTTAATTGCCGTGGCATCTAGTATCAACAAAGGTTGGTATCAGTATCAGATTGATATCAGCAGGATTATTCAATTTTATTATAATCACAATGAAGACAAAATCActaaatcattcaatgatctgaaataaaaatattaaatatgatgtaatgtGTGAAGGTGAAATAAAAGTGTGTGTGCCATTTGCGATTTGCAATCATAATTAACATATTTGAGTTGCAGCTGTGCGCGCAGCATTTCTCCCACATCTGAGAGGAAACCTGCCTGGAATGTCTGCAGCTCATATTCCACATTTCATATCTTGCCACACAAACAATGTATCAGGACACAACAAGTTACTTACTCATGCTGGAGATGAAGCACAAGTTGCCATCTGCGCATGTCAGTGCACCGTCTACGCATTGGGTGGGATCACTACCCACTCCCATGCCTGTTTGGCCTTCGGTACACTTGCACTTCAGTTCAGCTGTGAATAGAAAAGATGAAAAGTTTATTTTACTTTGATTGGCTGATATAAATTCAAAGCACATATTTCATCTAGTTAGTGAACACAAAAAGAGTCAAAAAGAAACAAAACCGTGCACTTCTGTCGCTTCCTGTCGTCACGCGCATGCGCAGTGACAGGAGCaaggcattgattgattgattgaaacttttattagtagattgcacagttcagtacatattccgtacaattgaccactaaatggtaacacccgaataagtttttcaacttgtttaagtcggggtccacgtaatcaattcatggtagcacgtaatcaattcatggtagcggACTGAACATGTGCGCGCGGTCGTATTCAGCGGCGTCCAAGTGACGTCATAATGatattatatatactataatGTCAGCTCGTTCTGAGCACAGAATGTTCCTAACATCgcagtcatttaaaaaaagaacaatccaACATGCAAACAAGTTATATTAAAAATGTTTAGAAATAATACGTTTACTTACCGGAAGTCACATAGTTGACGTAGGTGACTCCTAGGGCCCAAAGCAGGACGTTGGTGATCTGCATGCTGGCAAAAAAGCTGCCGTGATGAAAACACTCAGGAAGTGGAAGCGAGAGATGTCTGTTCAACTGCTGCTGATGTTTGCGTGCAATCATATCATGCTCCACTTATATAGCATTCTCTCGTCGTGACGTGGGATCACTCTCGTCCATCACGGCAGGCCTGACACACGTCACGGTACCTTTTGGAACGTCCAGTTACGTATCAGAGAGTCGGGTCTCGGAACGTCCGCGTTAAATTGCGTCTCAGAGCATCCGAGTCTGTAAAGTTGCGCTTCAGAGGCTCGCGTGAAGTCGCGTGTCGGAACGTCCACGTGAAGTCGCGTCTCAGAGCATCCGAGTCATGTTGCGTGTCAGAACGTCCACGTGAAGTTGCGCTTCAGAGGCTCGCGTGAAGTCGCGTGTCAGAAAGTGGCGTGTCGGAACGTCCACGTAAAGTTGCGCTTCAAAGCGTCCGCGTTAAGTTGGAAAGCGTTGCTATGGTGACGCAATGTCTTTGTTGTTATGTCTAAACATTCCAACCTTTTATTTATTGGGGACAAAATATTGCAATTGAgtgattttaaactttaatattatccaatattgcaacaaatattacatgaTCAAACTTTcccaacatacaagacaacttgtcttttagtagtaagcaaacaaaggctcctaatttagctgctaaccccaaagggaataagcggtagaaaatggatggatggatggacgtatgcagtaacatattttgtaattttccattctattattttgtcaaaattattaaggacaagtggtagaaaattaattattaatctacttgttcattcactgttaatatctgcttgtccagggtgtacaccgccttccgcccgaatgcagctgagataggctccagcacccccgcgaccccgaacgggacaagcggtagtaaatggatggatggatctgctgactttctcttttaacatgttctatctacacttctgttaaaatgtaataatcacttattattttgttgtttgatactttacatgtatgtatgtatgtatgacttTAGTagttttgtcccgataccaatattttggtaccggtaccaaaattattttggtacttttctaaataaaagggaccacaaaaaatggcattattggctttattttaacaaaaaatcttagggtacattaaacatatgtttattattgcaatttagtccttaaataaaatagtgaacatacaagacaacttgtcttttagtagtaagcaaacaaatattcctaatttagtctgctgacgtatgcagtaacatattgtgtcatttctcattctattattttgtcaaaattattaaggacaagtggtagaaaattaattattattctacttgttcatttactgttaatatctgcttaccttctgtttcaacatgttctagctacacttctgttaaaatgtaataatcacttattcttctgttgtttggatgctttacattag contains:
- the LOC133620240 gene encoding interferon a3-like, with amino-acid sequence MIARKHQQQLNRHLSLPLPECFHHGSFFASMQITNVLLWALGVTYVNYVTSAELKCKCTEGQTGMGVGSDPTQCVDGALTCADGNLCFISSMMHTHQHDGYYKTGLLVLVLVLVLIVIIIMVRPTQVVFILYAVFLPALCCDWLRRYMDLSDRCQSLVQDLGGPMTEEDSPLPFPRTLYRLAAKSQAPCKLAFVRDSLGHILDLYQQVNMSAVSWDATKTENLLVLLHRQKEEVSHCSSPENCLLTKPLKVYYHTLTTATLNHTEGSSASWELIRSESQLHLQQLHLMVANM